A genomic window from Spirochaetota bacterium includes:
- a CDS encoding DUF364 domain-containing protein, whose product MDLNDRLYEIFKDRAKDVAIDTINIGLGYTAVETSDGGIGISYTYFESKRSCSVNKNYYDYEGKSSLPLLDKIKSEDTIQRSMALALINALNYRDSALLPEDPNNYILFDKFGIKEGTRAAMVGFFGPLIQFIKDKKAFLEVIDRSRNVGSEEDLYIKLEDWAEVLFLTSTSILNNTTEIILGKAGKGVKTVMLGPSTPLVSKAFDHLPVNMLAGTVVVEREGVLKAIRHGAGAPVIHRYSRKSYLDLS is encoded by the coding sequence ATGGATTTGAATGACAGGCTTTACGAAATATTTAAAGACAGGGCAAAGGATGTAGCCATTGATACAATCAACATTGGCCTTGGGTATACTGCGGTTGAGACATCAGATGGAGGGATAGGGATATCATATACCTATTTTGAAAGCAAGAGGTCATGCTCAGTAAATAAAAATTATTACGACTATGAAGGGAAGTCATCACTCCCTCTGCTAGATAAGATTAAGAGCGAGGATACTATTCAGAGAAGCATGGCCCTGGCCCTTATAAATGCATTGAATTACAGGGATTCTGCTCTTCTGCCTGAGGATCCGAACAACTATATATTGTTTGATAAATTCGGCATAAAAGAGGGCACAAGGGCAGCTATGGTCGGCTTTTTCGGACCCCTTATTCAATTTATCAAGGATAAAAAGGCCTTCCTGGAGGTAATTGATAGATCACGGAATGTTGGTTCTGAGGAGGATTTATATATTAAGCTTGAAGATTGGGCAGAGGTTCTATTCCTCACCTCCACCTCAATCTTAAATAATACAACTGAGATTATATTGGGGAAGGCTGGCAAGGGTGTTAAAACAGTTATGTTAGGACCAAGCACACCGCTGGTCTCCAAGGCCTTTGATCATCTGCCAGTGAATATGCTGGCAGGAACAGTTGTAGTTGAGAGAGAAGGGGTGCTAAAGGCTATTCGGCATGGGGCAGGAGCTCCTGTTATTCATAGATACAGCCGAAAATCTTATCTGGATCTATCTTAA